In Juglans regia cultivar Chandler chromosome 13, Walnut 2.0, whole genome shotgun sequence, the following proteins share a genomic window:
- the LOC109010827 gene encoding wall-associated receptor kinase 5-like, translating to MVWGPSKKGLFSVKSTYFLEEAREKVVQRETLEEIEIDSRWKNIWGLDISGKIASETAGALAYFQSSTSVPILHRDVKTANILLDDNYSAKVADFGTSIVVLVGSNTIIYIELLTGENALCFDRPEKDRNLAIYLNSAVKEDQLHQILDNQIVNDVNINAIDEVANIAKWCLGVRGEDRPTMKEVAMELEGLRIIGKHPWVKANLDTEETENLLVPPTHLFNIDVYNGSYAKID from the exons ATGGTATGGGGTCCTTCTAAGAAGGGTTTATTTAGTGTCAAGAGTACCTACTTTCTGGAAGAAGCAAGGGAAAAAGTAGTGCAAAGGGAAACATTAGAAGAGATTGAGATTGACAGTAGGTGGAAAAATATATGGGGGTTGGATATATCTGGAAAG ATAGCATCAGAAACTGCAGGGGCACTTGCATACTTCCAATCTTCAACTTCGGTGCCGATTTTACACAGGGATGTGAAAACTGCAAATATACTTTTAGATGATAACTATTCAGCAAAAGTGGCTGACTTTGGAACTTCAATTGTGGTCCTTGTTGGATCAAACACAATTATCTACATTG AGTTATTGACAGGTGAAAACGCACTTTGTTTTGATAGGCCGGAAAAGGATAGAAATTTGGCAATTTACTTAAACTCTGCAGTAAAAGAGGATCAATTGCATCAAATTCTTGACAATCAAATTGTTAATGATGTCAATATTAATGCAATAGATGAAGTTGCTAATATTGCAAAATGGTGCTTAGGTGTAAGAGGGGAGGATAGGCCAACTATGAAGGAAGTGGCAATGGAGCTAGAAGGATTGAGAATTATAGGAAAACATCCATGGGTAAAGGCTAATCTTGATACAGAGGAGACTGAAAACTTGCTTGTGCCACCTACACACTTGTTCAACATTGATGTCTACAATGGTTCTTATGCAAAAATAGACTAG
- the LOC109010826 gene encoding uncharacterized mitochondrial protein AtMg00810-like, translating into MKDLGSLSFFLGIHAQNLTNGMLLSKSKYTLDLLSRFKMIDAKTPIPARSQLFEHHGDPLQNATEYRQLVGALQYLTLTKTKHNLHSQPVMSVYAQSHNCPLDSSQESMKRPQRLTQPWIVIHQRLIHSQCLLGTQMTEGQQLAMPYILPLFNQLEC; encoded by the coding sequence ATGAAAGACCTTGGTTCTCTCAGTTTCTTTCTTGGAATACATGCTCAAAATCTGACTAATGGCATGCTGCTTTCCAAGTCCAAGTACACACTAGACCTTCTATCTCGATTCAAGATGATAGATGCAAAAACACCTATTCCAGCACGTTCTCAGCTATTTGAGCATCATGGTGATCCCTTGCAAAATGCTACTGAATACAGACAACTTGTTGGGGCCTTGCAATATCTCACTCTAACAAAGACCAAACATAACCTACACAGTCAACCAGTTATGTCAGTTTATGCACAATCCCACAACTGCCCACTGGACAGCAGCCAAGAGAGTATGAAGAGACCTCAAAGGCTCACTCAACCATGGATTGTTATTCACCAAAGGCTCATTCACTCTCAATGCCTGCTAGGAACCCAGATGACAGAAGGTCAACAACTAGCTATGCCATATATCTTGCCCTTGTTTAATCAACTGGAGTGCTAA